In Mastomys coucha isolate ucsf_1 unplaced genomic scaffold, UCSF_Mcou_1 pScaffold5, whole genome shotgun sequence, one genomic interval encodes:
- the Slc36a3 gene encoding proton-coupled amino acid transporter 3 isoform X2 translates to MDILLNCACHLTQRLQRSFVNYEETTMYSLETCPSPWLRTHSVWGRYVVSSLLIVTQLGFCSVYFMFMADNLQQIVEEAHITSDVCQPKQSLVMTSILDTRFYMLTILPFLILLVLVQNPQVLSIFSTLATITTLSSLALIFEYLIQTPHHSHLPLVASWKTFLLFFGTAIFTFEGVGMVLPLKSQMKSPQQFPAVLYLGMSFVIFLYICLGTLGYMKFGEDTQASITLNLPNCWMYQSVKLMYSVGIFFTYALQFHVPAEIIVPYVVSRVSENWALFVDLTVRTALVCLTCFSAVLIPRLDLVISLVGSVSSSALALIIPPLLEITTFYSENISCATIVKDIMISILGLLGCVFGTYQALYEMTQQAHFSMANSTRVHI, encoded by the exons ACTGCAGAGGAGTTTTGTGAACTATGAAGAGACCACTATGTACAGCCTGGAAACATGCCCAAGTCCCTGGCTGAGGACGCACTCAGTGTGGGGCAG GTACGTCGTAAGCTCCCTGCTGATCGTCACTCAGCTGGGCTTCTGCAGTGTGTACTTCATGTTTATGGCAGACAATTTACAACAG ATCGTGGAAGAAGCTCACATCACCTCTGATGTCTGCCAGCCTAAGCAGAGCCTGGTGATGACCTCCATCCTGGACACTCGCTTCTATATGCTCACCATCCTGCCCTTCCTCATCCTGCTGGTGCTCGTCCAGAACCCACAAGTGTTGTCCATCTTCTCCACCTTGGCCACCATCACCACCCTGAGCAGCCTGGCTCTGATCTTCGAGTATCTTATCCAG ACCCCACACCACAGCCATCTGCCCCTGGTTGCAAGCTGGAAGACTTTCTTGTTGTTCTTTGGCACGGCTATCTTCACCTTTGAAGGCGTGGGGATG GTTCTGCCTCTCAAAAGCCAGATGAAGAGCCCACAGCAGTTTCCCGCTGTGCTATATCTGGGGATGTCCTTTGTCATCTTCCTGTACATCTGCCTGGGGACTCTGGGCTACATGAAGTTTGGGGAAGACACTCAGGCCAGCATCACCCTCAACTTGCCCAATTGCTG GATGTACCAATCAGTCAAGCTGATGTACTCTGTGGGCATCTTCTTCACCTATGCCCTCCAGTTCCACGTCCCCGCTGAGATCATCGTCCCCTACGTTGTCTCAAGAGTGTCTGAGAACTGGGCTCTGTTCGTAGACCTGACTGTCCGCACAGCCTTGGTCTGCCTGACCT GTTTCTCAGCCGTTCTCATCCCCCGCCTGGACCTGGTCATCTCCCTGGTGGGCTCTGTGAGCAGCAGCGCCCTGGCCCTCATCATCCCGCCCCTGCTGGAGATCACCACATTTTACTCTGAGAACATAAGCTGTGCCACCATTGTCAAGGACATCATGATTAGCATCCTGGGCCTCTTGGGGTGTGTATTTGGGACATACCAAGCCCTCTATGAGATGACCCAGCAGGCCCACTTTTCCATGGCCAACTCTACAAGGGTCCACATATAA